A genomic stretch from Serratia entomophila includes:
- the cobB gene encoding Sir2 family NAD+-dependent deacetylase, translated as MHTRHRLCQFRKSKHVLHQRFRSRIFHRDTMAAAELKKPFVVVLTGAGISAESGIRTFRAADGLWEEHQVEDVATPEGYQRDPALVQEFYNARRRQLQTAEIAPNAAHRALADLEEWLGDNFLLVTQNIDNLHERAGSKRVLHMHGELLKVRCTSSGQVFDWPEDLSVDDRCHCCQFPAPLRPHVVWFGEMPLGMDDIYQALAKADFFVAIGTSGHVYPAAGFVHEARLGGAYAMELNLEPSQVESQFDEKHYGPASEVVPRFVHKFLVGKVARADQP; from the coding sequence ATGCACACTCGCCATCGGCTGTGTCAGTTTCGCAAGAGTAAGCATGTGCTGCATCAGCGCTTTCGTTCACGCATTTTTCACCGTGACACCATGGCGGCGGCCGAGCTGAAAAAGCCGTTTGTCGTGGTGTTGACCGGGGCCGGCATCTCGGCTGAGTCGGGCATCCGCACCTTCCGCGCCGCGGACGGGCTGTGGGAAGAGCACCAGGTCGAAGACGTCGCCACGCCGGAAGGTTATCAGCGCGATCCGGCGTTGGTGCAGGAATTTTACAATGCGCGCCGCCGCCAACTGCAAACGGCGGAGATAGCGCCCAACGCCGCACACCGTGCGCTGGCGGATCTGGAAGAGTGGCTGGGGGACAACTTCCTGCTGGTCACGCAGAATATCGATAACCTGCATGAACGCGCCGGCAGCAAGCGGGTGCTGCACATGCACGGTGAGCTGTTGAAGGTGCGCTGCACCAGCTCCGGCCAGGTGTTCGACTGGCCGGAAGACCTCAGCGTCGACGACCGCTGCCATTGCTGCCAGTTCCCGGCGCCGCTGCGCCCGCACGTGGTGTGGTTCGGCGAAATGCCACTGGGCATGGACGACATTTATCAGGCATTGGCCAAGGCCGACTTTTTCGTCGCCATCGGCACTTCCGGCCACGTTTATCCGGCGGCCGGCTTTGTGCATGAGGCGCGGTTGGGCGGGGCGTACGCCATGGAGCTGAACCTGGAGCCGAGCCAGGTGGAGAGCCAGTTCGACGAGAAACACTACGGCCCGGCCAGCGAGGTGGTGCCGCGCTTCGTGCACAAATTCCTGGTGGGCAAGGTGGCGCGGGCGGACCAACCCTAA
- the potD gene encoding spermidine/putrescine ABC transporter substrate-binding protein PotD — protein sequence MKKWSHLLAAGMMALGMCSANASDGKTLYFYNWTEYVPPGLLEQFTKETGIKVIYSTYESNESMYAKLKTYKDGAYDLVVPSTYFIAKMSKEGMLQKIDKSKLSHFKDLDPNLLNKPFDPNNDYSIPYIWGATAIGVNSDALEPATVTAWADLWQPQYKGRLLLTDDAREVFQMALRKLGYSGNTTDPKQIEAAYHELQKLMPNVLAFNSDNPGNPFMEGEVNVGMVWNGSAFVARQAGTPLEIVWPKEGGIFWMDSLAIPANAQNVEGALKLIDFLLRPEIAVQVAETIGYPTPNLAAKKLLSPEIANDKSLYPDESVINNGEWQNDVGDASTLYESYFQKLKAGR from the coding sequence ATGAAAAAGTGGTCACATCTGCTCGCAGCCGGGATGATGGCGCTGGGCATGTGCTCTGCAAACGCCTCTGACGGCAAGACACTGTACTTCTATAACTGGACTGAATACGTTCCGCCGGGGCTGCTGGAGCAGTTCACCAAAGAAACCGGCATCAAGGTGATTTACTCCACCTACGAATCCAACGAAAGCATGTACGCCAAGCTGAAGACCTATAAGGACGGCGCGTACGATCTGGTGGTGCCCTCCACCTATTTCATCGCCAAGATGAGCAAGGAAGGCATGCTGCAAAAGATCGACAAAAGCAAGCTCAGCCACTTCAAGGATCTGGATCCTAACCTGCTGAACAAGCCTTTCGATCCCAACAACGACTATTCCATTCCCTATATCTGGGGCGCAACGGCCATCGGCGTCAACAGCGACGCGCTGGAGCCGGCCACGGTCACCGCCTGGGCCGATCTGTGGCAGCCGCAGTACAAGGGGCGGCTGCTGCTGACCGACGACGCACGCGAAGTGTTCCAAATGGCGCTGCGCAAGCTGGGCTACTCGGGCAACACTACCGACCCCAAACAGATCGAAGCCGCCTATCACGAGCTGCAGAAGCTGATGCCGAACGTGCTGGCCTTCAACTCCGATAACCCGGGCAACCCGTTTATGGAGGGGGAGGTCAACGTGGGGATGGTGTGGAACGGCTCGGCCTTCGTGGCGCGCCAGGCCGGTACGCCATTGGAGATCGTTTGGCCCAAAGAAGGCGGAATTTTCTGGATGGACAGCCTGGCCATTCCGGCCAACGCGCAGAACGTCGAAGGCGCGCTGAAGCTGATCGACTTCCTGCTGCGGCCGGAAATTGCGGTGCAGGTGGCGGAAACTATCGGTTATCCAACGCCTAACCTGGCGGCGAAAAAGCTGCTGTCGCCAGAGATCGCCAACGACAAATCGCTGTATCCAGACGAGTCGGTGATCAACAACGGTGAATGGCAAAACGACGTCGGCGACGCCAGCACGCTGTATGAAAGCTACTTCCAGAAGCTGAAAGCCGGCCGCTAA
- the potA gene encoding spermidine/putrescine ABC transporter ATP-binding protein PotA, which produces MTEKPSLTPLVELHALSKGFDGKTIIADLNLTINHGEFLTILGPSGCGKTTALRLIAGLEDADRGRILLDGQDITAIPAEQRHVNTVFQSYALFPHMTVFENVAFGLRMQKIPTAELTPRVEEALRMVQLDQFAQRRPGQLSGGQQQRVAIARAVVNKPKVLLLDESLSALDYKLRKQMQNELKALQRKLGITFVFVTHDQEEALSMSDRIVVMREGRIEQDGTPREIYEEPKNLFVASFIGEINIFDAVVLQRLDPQRVRADVEGRECDIYAELPVDAGQRLKVLLRPEDLRVEEVNDGEQPDGLIGYVRERNYKGMTLESVVELENGKTVMVSEFFNEDDPDVDHSLNQKMAVTWVESWEVVLADEEIA; this is translated from the coding sequence ATGACTGAGAAACCTTCTCTGACACCCCTCGTTGAACTGCATGCCCTGAGCAAGGGGTTCGACGGCAAAACCATCATTGCCGATCTTAATCTGACGATTAACCACGGCGAATTCCTCACCATTCTCGGCCCTTCCGGCTGTGGCAAAACCACCGCGCTGCGCCTGATAGCCGGTCTGGAGGACGCCGATCGGGGGCGCATCCTGCTCGACGGCCAGGACATCACCGCTATCCCCGCCGAGCAGCGCCACGTCAACACCGTTTTCCAGAGCTATGCTCTGTTCCCCCACATGACGGTGTTTGAAAACGTCGCCTTCGGCCTGCGCATGCAGAAAATCCCGACCGCCGAACTGACGCCGCGCGTCGAAGAGGCGTTGCGCATGGTGCAGTTGGATCAGTTCGCCCAACGCCGCCCCGGCCAGCTTTCCGGCGGCCAGCAGCAGCGGGTGGCCATCGCCCGCGCGGTAGTCAACAAACCGAAGGTGCTGCTGCTGGACGAATCGCTGTCGGCGCTGGACTACAAGCTGCGCAAGCAGATGCAGAACGAGCTGAAGGCGTTGCAACGCAAGCTGGGCATCACCTTCGTGTTCGTCACCCACGATCAGGAAGAGGCGCTGAGCATGTCGGACCGCATTGTGGTGATGCGCGAAGGCCGCATCGAGCAGGACGGCACGCCGCGTGAAATCTACGAAGAGCCGAAGAACCTGTTCGTCGCCAGTTTTATCGGCGAGATCAACATCTTCGACGCCGTGGTGCTGCAGCGCCTCGATCCGCAGCGGGTGCGCGCCGACGTTGAAGGCCGCGAGTGCGATATCTATGCCGAGCTGCCGGTCGACGCGGGCCAGCGGCTGAAAGTGCTGCTGCGGCCGGAAGACCTGCGGGTTGAGGAAGTGAACGACGGCGAGCAGCCGGACGGCCTGATCGGCTATGTGCGCGAACGCAACTACAAAGGCATGACGCTGGAGTCGGTGGTCGAGTTGGAAAACGGCAAGACGGTAATGGTCAGCGAGTTTTTCAACGAAGACGATCCGGACGTCGATCACTCGCTGAACCAGAAAATGGCGGTGACCTGGGTCGAAAGTTGGGAGGTGGTGCTGGCCGATGAAGAAATCGCGTAA
- a CDS encoding MurR/RpiR family transcriptional regulator: MNFKQVFSQADLSKTDLAILNCILDNPDACIDDGIRAVSARCYSSPSTLVRLAKKLGFRGYLELVYFIKFNLAMAPAYLAERQGPAAVSAQQQAQFLDLLDQGKVLIHGSGFSQLVAQYMYNKFMTLGIDSYLSLWPDFDILDRETRFPFNMVIVISKSGNSGSALSWGEAVKRNNIRLAAFCGDGDSPLAQQADMRFVYEDRQKYDHDIYYPNPFFGHCLLGFENLIKAWFERRSR; the protein is encoded by the coding sequence GTGAATTTCAAACAGGTGTTCAGCCAGGCGGATCTCAGCAAGACGGACCTGGCTATTCTCAACTGTATTCTCGATAACCCGGACGCCTGCATCGACGACGGCATCCGCGCGGTGTCCGCTCGCTGCTACAGTTCGCCGTCCACCCTGGTGCGTTTGGCCAAGAAGCTGGGCTTCCGCGGTTATCTGGAGCTGGTGTATTTCATCAAATTCAACCTGGCGATGGCGCCGGCCTATCTGGCGGAGCGGCAGGGGCCTGCGGCGGTCAGCGCGCAGCAGCAGGCGCAGTTTCTCGACCTGCTCGACCAGGGTAAGGTTCTGATCCACGGCAGCGGCTTCTCGCAGCTGGTGGCGCAATACATGTACAATAAGTTTATGACGCTGGGCATCGACAGCTACCTGTCGCTGTGGCCGGATTTCGACATTCTCGATCGAGAAACGCGCTTTCCTTTCAATATGGTGATCGTGATTTCAAAGTCGGGCAACAGCGGCTCGGCGCTGAGCTGGGGGGAAGCGGTGAAGCGCAACAATATTCGCCTGGCGGCGTTCTGCGGCGACGGCGACAGCCCGCTGGCGCAGCAGGCCGACATGCGCTTTGTTTATGAAGATCGGCAAAAATATGACCATGATATTTATTATCCCAATCCGTTCTTCGGCCATTGCCTGCTCGGATTTGAAAACCTGATCAAGGCCTGGTTTGAACGGCGCAGCCGCTGA
- the potB gene encoding spermidine/putrescine ABC transporter permease PotB, with the protein MKKSRKVFQNTVIVGVVVWLLLFVFMPNLMIIGTSFLTRDDANLVQMVFTLDNYSRLFDPLYAQVLLHSLNMALTATLCCLAIGYPFAFILARLPQKLRPLLLFLLIVPFWTNSLIRIYGLKLFLSTRGYLNDALLWIGLIDKPLRIMYTSEAVILGLVYILLPFMVMPLYSSIEKLDKSCLEAARDLGAGKLQTFIRIIVPLTMPGIIAGCLLVMLPAMGLFFVADLMGGAKNLLIGNVIKSQFLNIRDWPFGAATSICLTLVMGLLLLVYYRAARLLNKKEDLA; encoded by the coding sequence ATGAAGAAATCGCGTAAGGTATTCCAGAATACGGTGATCGTCGGCGTGGTGGTCTGGCTGCTGCTGTTCGTGTTTATGCCGAACCTGATGATCATCGGCACCAGCTTCCTGACACGCGACGACGCCAACCTGGTGCAAATGGTGTTCACGCTGGACAACTACAGCCGGCTGTTCGACCCGCTGTACGCCCAGGTGCTGCTGCACTCGTTGAACATGGCGCTGACAGCCACCCTGTGCTGCCTGGCGATCGGTTATCCTTTCGCCTTCATCCTGGCGCGCCTGCCGCAGAAGCTGCGCCCGCTGCTGCTGTTTCTGCTGATTGTGCCCTTCTGGACCAACTCGCTGATCCGCATCTACGGCCTGAAGCTGTTCCTCAGCACCCGCGGCTACCTCAACGACGCGCTGCTGTGGATTGGGCTGATCGACAAGCCGCTGCGCATCATGTACACCTCAGAGGCGGTGATCCTGGGGCTGGTCTACATCCTGCTGCCGTTTATGGTGATGCCGCTTTATTCCAGCATCGAAAAACTCGACAAGTCCTGCCTGGAAGCGGCGCGCGATCTGGGCGCCGGCAAGCTGCAGACCTTCATCCGCATCATTGTGCCGCTGACCATGCCGGGCATAATCGCCGGCTGCCTGCTGGTGATGCTGCCGGCCATGGGGCTGTTCTTCGTCGCCGATCTGATGGGCGGCGCCAAGAACCTGCTGATCGGCAACGTGATCAAAAGCCAGTTCCTCAATATTCGCGACTGGCCGTTCGGCGCCGCCACCAGCATCTGCCTGACGTTGGTGATGGGGCTGCTGCTGCTGGTCTACTACCGTGCCGCCCGGCTGCTGAACAAGAAGGAGGATCTGGCATGA
- the pepT gene encoding peptidase T produces MDKLLDRFFNYVSFDTQSKANVKHVPSTDGQLKLARALQQEMIELGFERVSLSEHGCVMGTWPGNVAWPVPAIGFIAHLDTSPDFSGKHVNPQIVENYRGGDIALGIGDEVLSPVMFPILHQMLGQTLITADGKTLLGADDKAGIAEILTAMVRLRQRKIPHGDIRVAFTPDEEVGKGAQLFDVAAFDAEWAYTVDGGGVGELECENFNAASVTVKIVGNGVHPGSAKGVMVNALSLATRIHQALPADQAPETTEGYQGFYHLSSIKGQVERAEMHYILRDFEREGFEARKRKMLEVARQAGQGLPRDCYIEVTIEDSYYNMREQVAEHPHVIALAQQAMRDCDIEPVMKPIRGGTDGAQLSFRGLPCPNLFTGGYNYHGKHEFITLEGMEQAVAVIMRIAALTAERAR; encoded by the coding sequence ATGGATAAACTACTTGATCGCTTTTTTAACTACGTCTCTTTCGACACCCAATCTAAAGCGAACGTCAAGCATGTGCCGAGTACCGACGGGCAGCTGAAGCTGGCGCGTGCGCTGCAACAGGAAATGATCGAACTGGGATTTGAGCGGGTATCGCTCAGCGAGCATGGCTGCGTGATGGGCACCTGGCCGGGCAACGTTGCCTGGCCGGTGCCGGCGATCGGTTTTATCGCCCATCTGGATACTTCGCCTGATTTCAGCGGCAAGCACGTTAACCCGCAAATCGTCGAAAATTATCGCGGCGGCGACATTGCGCTGGGCATTGGCGACGAAGTGCTGTCGCCGGTGATGTTCCCGATCTTGCATCAGATGCTGGGCCAGACGCTGATCACCGCCGACGGCAAAACGCTGCTCGGCGCCGACGACAAGGCCGGCATCGCCGAGATCCTCACCGCCATGGTGCGCCTGCGCCAGCGCAAGATCCCGCACGGCGACATTCGCGTGGCCTTTACGCCGGACGAAGAGGTGGGCAAAGGCGCGCAGCTGTTCGACGTGGCGGCGTTCGACGCCGAGTGGGCTTATACCGTGGACGGCGGCGGCGTGGGCGAGCTGGAATGCGAAAATTTCAACGCCGCCTCGGTAACGGTGAAAATCGTCGGCAACGGCGTTCACCCCGGCAGCGCCAAGGGGGTAATGGTCAACGCGCTGTCGCTGGCCACCCGCATTCACCAGGCGCTGCCCGCCGACCAGGCACCGGAAACCACCGAAGGATATCAGGGTTTTTATCACCTGAGCAGCATCAAGGGGCAGGTGGAGCGTGCCGAAATGCACTACATTCTGCGCGATTTTGAACGAGAAGGGTTTGAGGCGCGCAAACGCAAGATGCTGGAGGTGGCCCGCCAGGCAGGCCAGGGCCTGCCGCGTGATTGCTATATCGAAGTGACCATCGAAGACAGCTATTACAATATGCGCGAGCAGGTGGCGGAACACCCGCACGTGATTGCGCTGGCGCAGCAGGCGATGCGCGATTGCGACATCGAGCCGGTGATGAAACCGATCCGCGGCGGCACCGACGGCGCGCAGCTGTCGTTCCGCGGGCTGCCGTGCCCGAACCTGTTTACCGGCGGCTATAACTACCACGGCAAGCACGAGTTTATCACGCTGGAGGGCATGGAACAGGCGGTGGCGGTGATCATGCGTATCGCCGCGCTGACCGCGGAGCGGGCCAGGTAA
- a CDS encoding PTS transporter subunit EIIC, producing the protein MKGIIDNILNKLQLFSKAMMGPIFFLPVIGLILALSSILTNPTLINENSGIFHVGKMIGDTFWPLFGNLGLIFCIGITYGLAKDKKSEAALVAVMCFIMFLGANASYLQLSGHVAQKINGEYYGTGQTELLGFTVVDMGIFLGLILGVTIAWVHNRLCNVELGGVFSVYGGAKLVLIAMTPVILLYAIAFSYLWPAISHGLISLTGFMKSSGSLGVFVYGFFEKFLIPTGLHHFIWSPFQLTSIGGSIVQDGHTVSGSQAIFLAYMRDPGISPLMNEALRFSQQGMVTIFGLSGAALAFYRTAKPEKKTLAKAILIPAITTSILVGITEPIEFTFLFISPLLWVIHAVLTALSQVACNLLEVRPWGASGLIEFLVYNLPLPVALTRWPLYVVIGLVQFAVYYLVFKTLVLKLDLKTPGREDQDDVKLYSKQDYQNSKNQPNELSGIIIRALGGKDNIISVDNCFTRLRVELKDLQQVDEAALKSTGAKGVVKNRREVQVIYGVTVGKVKNQVEKYLAAL; encoded by the coding sequence ATGAAAGGTATTATTGATAATATCTTAAACAAGCTGCAGCTTTTTTCCAAAGCCATGATGGGGCCGATATTTTTCCTGCCGGTTATCGGCCTGATACTGGCATTAAGTTCTATTCTCACCAACCCCACGTTGATTAATGAAAATTCCGGAATTTTTCATGTCGGAAAAATGATCGGCGATACCTTCTGGCCATTATTCGGCAATCTCGGCCTGATTTTCTGCATCGGCATTACCTACGGATTAGCCAAAGATAAAAAAAGCGAAGCGGCGCTGGTGGCGGTAATGTGCTTTATCATGTTTCTCGGCGCTAACGCCTCCTATCTGCAGCTCAGCGGCCACGTGGCGCAAAAAATCAACGGTGAATATTACGGCACCGGGCAGACCGAGCTGCTGGGCTTCACCGTGGTGGACATGGGCATCTTCCTCGGCCTGATCCTCGGCGTCACCATCGCCTGGGTGCATAACCGCCTGTGCAACGTCGAGCTGGGCGGCGTGTTCTCGGTATACGGCGGCGCCAAGCTGGTGCTGATCGCCATGACGCCGGTGATCCTGTTATACGCCATCGCCTTCAGCTACCTGTGGCCGGCCATTTCGCACGGCCTGATCTCGCTGACCGGCTTTATGAAAAGCTCCGGTTCGCTCGGGGTGTTCGTTTACGGCTTCTTCGAGAAATTCCTTATTCCCACCGGGCTGCACCACTTTATCTGGTCGCCGTTCCAGCTCACCAGCATCGGCGGTTCCATTGTGCAGGATGGCCACACCGTCTCCGGCTCGCAGGCGATCTTCCTGGCCTATATGCGTGATCCGGGCATCTCACCGCTGATGAACGAGGCGCTGCGCTTCTCGCAACAGGGTATGGTGACTATCTTCGGCCTGTCGGGCGCGGCGCTGGCGTTCTACCGCACCGCCAAACCGGAGAAAAAAACGCTGGCCAAGGCGATCCTGATCCCCGCCATCACCACTTCAATTCTGGTGGGCATCACCGAACCTATCGAATTCACCTTCCTGTTTATCTCACCGCTGCTGTGGGTGATCCACGCGGTGCTGACCGCGCTGTCGCAGGTGGCCTGCAACCTGCTCGAGGTTCGCCCCTGGGGCGCCAGCGGCCTGATCGAGTTTTTGGTGTATAACCTGCCGCTGCCGGTCGCCCTTACCCGCTGGCCGCTGTACGTGGTGATTGGCCTGGTGCAATTCGCGGTCTATTACCTGGTGTTCAAAACTCTGGTGCTGAAACTCGATTTGAAAACGCCGGGCCGTGAAGACCAGGACGACGTCAAACTGTATTCCAAACAGGATTATCAGAACAGCAAGAATCAACCGAATGAACTGAGCGGCATTATTATTCGCGCCCTCGGCGGCAAGGACAATATTATTTCCGTCGATAACTGCTTTACCCGGCTGCGGGTGGAATTAAAAGATCTGCAACAGGTAGACGAAGCGGCATTAAAAAGCACCGGCGCCAAAGGGGTGGTGAAAAATCGGCGTGAGGTGCAGGTTATTTATGGCGTCACCGTCGGCAAGGTTAAAAATCAGGTTGAGAAGTATTTGGCCGCACTGTGA
- a CDS encoding family 4 glycosyl hydrolase, with the protein MKLTVLGGGGVRSPFLAKSIAYNAHRIGVTEVVFMDTDQHKLAIYGAIAQGVFQRIRSDIAFSLTSDARQALSGADYIITTLRIGGEEGRIHDERIALNHQVLGQETTGAGGFAMAMRSIPAIVEYCRLIEQLSSPDAVLFNFTNPSGMVTEAIIKSGFKRRVYGICDAPSEFIRELAELLGCRETELSIDCFGLNHLSWFRNARVNGEPVTDRLLADPRLYRDTCMKYFSPELVALSDNLMLNEYLYYYYYREQAIAAIVSAGETRGEQIAAINRQMLASLAQLDIPRQLEQAFSVYFGHYLARENSYMQRESSQGKVKEREMLTLQQFIEQPDSGGYAGVAIDILEAVNSGQQKRVVVSMQNNDTLDFLHPEDVIEISCELSSAGIHPVKMRDIPDTQKNLIARVKEYERLAVAAILTGDRQKAIKALMVHPLVNSYSLAKTLVEEYLQAHRQYAEHWR; encoded by the coding sequence ATGAAACTTACCGTATTGGGCGGCGGCGGCGTGCGCTCGCCGTTCCTGGCAAAATCCATCGCCTATAACGCTCACCGCATCGGCGTCACCGAAGTGGTGTTTATGGACACCGACCAGCACAAGCTGGCGATTTACGGCGCCATCGCCCAGGGCGTGTTCCAGCGCATCCGCAGCGATATCGCCTTCAGCCTGACCAGCGACGCGCGCCAGGCACTGAGCGGCGCCGATTATATCATCACCACCCTGCGCATCGGCGGTGAGGAAGGACGCATCCATGACGAACGCATTGCGCTCAACCACCAGGTGCTGGGGCAGGAAACCACCGGCGCCGGCGGCTTCGCCATGGCGATGCGCTCGATCCCGGCAATCGTCGAATACTGCCGCCTGATTGAGCAGCTGTCGTCGCCGGACGCGGTGCTGTTCAACTTCACCAACCCCTCCGGCATGGTCACCGAGGCTATCATCAAATCCGGCTTCAAGCGCCGGGTATACGGCATCTGCGATGCGCCCAGCGAGTTTATCCGCGAACTGGCCGAGCTGCTGGGCTGCCGCGAAACGGAGTTGAGCATCGATTGCTTCGGCCTGAATCATCTGTCCTGGTTCCGCAATGCGCGGGTGAATGGCGAACCGGTGACCGACAGGCTGCTGGCGGATCCGCGCCTGTACCGCGACACCTGCATGAAATATTTCTCGCCGGAGCTGGTGGCGCTGTCGGATAACCTGATGCTCAACGAGTATCTGTATTACTACTACTACCGCGAGCAGGCGATCGCCGCCATCGTCAGCGCCGGAGAAACCCGTGGCGAGCAGATTGCCGCCATCAACCGACAGATGCTGGCAAGCCTGGCGCAGCTGGATATTCCCCGCCAGTTGGAACAGGCCTTCAGCGTCTATTTCGGCCATTATCTGGCGCGCGAGAACTCGTATATGCAGCGTGAATCCAGCCAGGGCAAGGTGAAAGAGCGTGAAATGCTGACGCTGCAGCAGTTTATCGAACAGCCGGACAGCGGCGGCTACGCCGGCGTGGCGATCGACATCCTGGAAGCGGTGAACAGCGGCCAGCAAAAACGCGTCGTCGTCTCGATGCAGAACAACGACACGCTGGATTTTCTGCATCCGGAGGACGTGATTGAAATCAGCTGTGAACTGAGCAGCGCCGGGATCCATCCGGTGAAAATGCGCGACATCCCCGATACCCAAAAGAACCTGATCGCCCGGGTGAAGGAGTATGAACGGCTGGCGGTGGCGGCGATTTTAACCGGCGATCGCCAAAAGGCCATCAAGGCGCTGATGGTGCACCCGCTGGTGAACTCCTATTCGCTGGCGAAAACGCTGGTGGAGGAGTATTTGCAGGCCCACCGGCAATATGCCGAACACTGGCGCTAG
- the potC gene encoding spermidine/putrescine ABC transporter permease PotC — translation MIGRLLRGGFMTLVYAYLYIPIVILIVNSFNASRFGISWQGFTAHWYGMLFNNDSLLQAAGHSLTMAVLSATFATLIGSLTAVALYRYRFRGKPFVSGMLFVVMMSPDIVMAISLLVLFMLLGISLGFWSLLFSHITFCLPFVVVTVYSRLKGFDVKMLEAARDLGAGEVTILRKIVLPLAMPAVAAGWLLSFTLSMDDVVVSSFVTGPSYEILPLKIYSMVKVGVSPEVNALATILLLLSLVLVIASQWIMRDRSPKAG, via the coding sequence ATGATCGGACGCTTGCTGCGCGGCGGCTTTATGACGCTGGTATACGCTTACCTGTATATCCCGATCGTCATTCTGATCGTCAACTCCTTCAATGCCTCGCGCTTTGGCATCAGCTGGCAGGGGTTCACCGCTCACTGGTACGGCATGCTGTTCAACAACGACAGCCTGCTGCAGGCCGCGGGCCATTCGCTGACCATGGCGGTGCTGTCCGCCACCTTCGCCACGCTGATTGGCTCGCTGACCGCGGTGGCGCTGTATCGCTACCGCTTCCGCGGCAAGCCGTTCGTCAGCGGTATGCTGTTTGTGGTGATGATGTCGCCGGATATCGTGATGGCCATTTCCCTGCTGGTGCTGTTTATGCTGCTGGGGATCTCGCTCGGCTTTTGGTCGCTGCTGTTCTCGCACATCACCTTCTGCCTGCCGTTCGTGGTGGTCACCGTCTATTCGCGGCTGAAAGGCTTCGACGTGAAGATGCTGGAGGCGGCGCGCGATCTCGGCGCCGGCGAGGTCACCATCCTGCGCAAGATAGTCCTGCCGCTGGCGATGCCGGCGGTGGCGGCCGGCTGGCTGCTGAGCTTCACGCTGTCGATGGACGACGTGGTGGTGTCTTCGTTCGTCACCGGCCCCAGCTACGAGATCCTGCCGCTGAAGATCTATTCGATGGTGAAGGTCGGCGTATCGCCGGAGGTCAATGCCCTGGCCACCATACTGCTGTTGCTGTCGCTGGTGCTGGTGATCGCCAGCCAGTGGATCATGCGCGATCGCAGCCCCAAAGCCGGCTAA
- the nagK gene encoding N-acetylglucosamine kinase: MYYGFDMGGTKIELGVFDENLQRIWQKRVPTPREDYSQLLATLRDLTLEADARCGRRGSVGIGIPGLPNDDDGTLFTANVPAAMGQPLPRDLAALIGREVRVDNDANCFALSEAWDDEFRRYPTVLGIILGTGVGGGLIVNGKTLTGRNYIAGEFGHFRLPVDALEVLGRDIPRVACGCGHQGCIENYISGRGFEWMYAHFYGQRLPATQIIAHYQAGEPQAVAHVERFMDVLAICLGNLLTILDPHLVVIGGGLSNFDAIYRELPQRLPAHLLRVAKPPRIEKARYGDAGGVRGAAFLNLVRPS; the protein is encoded by the coding sequence ATGTACTACGGTTTCGATATGGGCGGCACCAAGATTGAGCTGGGCGTGTTTGACGAAAACCTGCAGCGCATCTGGCAGAAACGGGTGCCGACGCCGCGCGAGGATTATTCGCAGCTGCTGGCGACGCTGCGCGATCTGACTCTTGAAGCGGATGCCCGTTGCGGCCGGCGCGGCAGCGTGGGCATCGGCATTCCCGGCTTGCCCAACGACGACGACGGCACGCTGTTTACCGCCAACGTGCCGGCGGCGATGGGGCAGCCGTTGCCGCGCGACCTGGCCGCACTGATCGGCAGAGAAGTGCGGGTAGACAACGACGCCAACTGTTTTGCGCTGTCGGAAGCCTGGGACGACGAGTTTCGCCGCTATCCGACGGTGCTGGGCATTATCCTCGGCACCGGCGTGGGCGGCGGGCTGATCGTCAACGGCAAGACGCTGACCGGGCGTAACTATATCGCCGGCGAGTTCGGCCATTTTCGCCTGCCGGTGGACGCTCTCGAAGTGCTGGGACGTGACATACCTCGCGTTGCCTGCGGTTGCGGCCACCAGGGTTGCATAGAAAACTACATTTCGGGCCGCGGTTTTGAGTGGATGTACGCGCACTTTTACGGGCAACGCTTGCCCGCCACGCAGATTATTGCGCATTATCAGGCAGGTGAGCCGCAGGCGGTGGCTCACGTCGAACGCTTTATGGACGTACTGGCGATTTGCCTGGGCAATTTGCTGACCATTCTGGATCCGCACCTGGTGGTGATCGGCGGCGGGCTGTCGAATTTTGACGCTATCTATCGCGAACTGCCGCAGCGCCTGCCGGCGCACCTGCTGCGGGTGGCCAAGCCGCCGCGGATTGAAAAGGCGCGCTATGGCGATGCCGGCGGCGTACGCGGGGCGGCGTTCCTCAATTTGGTACGCCCGAGCTAA